A portion of the Acidisarcina polymorpha genome contains these proteins:
- a CDS encoding putative sugar O-methyltransferase — protein MLKPKLKHLRHPLRTINSAIRIAGARVEMRAFASRGNRQFEGDPRYKLQNVTAGFASRRQTGAPDTALLDRICAAYHATIEDPRSADQAYDATGWWQQIRDSSLGPVRQALHARDTAALHRMYCNFFRDPCSTGLIAVPYGMTDIYFGGGMKDLHRRVYLSDALYRLDHWKQQTGARFLLRELAIPEIGNPFGVSIDGTLVAARSEFQHYCAARVGDLLESAHSTIVEIGGGFGGMAYYLMRDRPKIKYLDFDLPESIALATYYLMNALPQKRFLLFGERPLTMENMAASDIVLMPLFQMESLQTASADLTFSCHAMTDIDKEELASYLATTQRVTRNHFLFVGTRMLSELPGMGGLDVKNFQLKEQRQLRWNSHRQPRVEEVECLYSFHHAAENMNTAERDLAHVDR, from the coding sequence ATGCTGAAGCCAAAGCTCAAACATCTGCGTCATCCTCTACGAACCATAAATAGCGCGATAAGGATCGCGGGAGCACGTGTTGAGATGCGGGCGTTTGCCAGCCGCGGCAATCGCCAGTTTGAGGGCGACCCACGTTATAAGCTCCAGAATGTTACCGCGGGATTTGCATCGCGGAGACAGACCGGAGCTCCTGACACGGCCCTGTTGGACAGAATATGCGCGGCCTACCACGCGACCATCGAAGACCCTCGATCTGCTGACCAAGCTTACGATGCCACGGGCTGGTGGCAGCAGATACGGGACAGCAGTCTGGGACCCGTACGGCAAGCGCTTCACGCGCGCGATACCGCAGCCCTGCATCGGATGTACTGCAACTTCTTTCGTGATCCTTGCTCTACGGGGCTTATAGCAGTGCCCTACGGCATGACGGATATCTATTTCGGCGGTGGCATGAAGGATCTTCACCGCCGCGTCTATCTCAGCGATGCACTCTATCGTCTTGACCATTGGAAGCAACAAACCGGCGCCCGCTTCCTTTTGCGCGAGTTGGCGATACCCGAAATCGGCAATCCCTTTGGAGTTTCTATTGATGGCACATTAGTCGCCGCTCGCTCCGAGTTTCAGCATTATTGCGCAGCCAGAGTCGGAGACCTGCTCGAGTCGGCTCACTCTACGATTGTTGAGATCGGTGGCGGCTTTGGTGGAATGGCCTACTATTTGATGCGCGACCGCCCAAAGATCAAGTATCTGGATTTTGATCTTCCCGAAAGCATCGCCCTTGCAACCTACTACCTGATGAACGCGCTTCCTCAGAAGAGATTTCTTCTCTTCGGAGAGAGACCGCTTACTATGGAAAACATGGCCGCGTCTGACATCGTCCTGATGCCGCTGTTTCAGATGGAAAGCCTTCAGACGGCGAGCGCTGATCTCACGTTCAGCTGCCACGCCATGACGGACATCGACAAAGAAGAACTCGCTTCTTATCTAGCCACGACCCAGCGGGTCACGCGCAACCACTTCCTCTTCGTGGGAACGCGCATGCTTTCCGAGTTGCCCGGCATGGGCGGACTTGACGTGAAGAACTTCCAACTAAAAGAACAGCGCCAGTTGCGCTGGAACAGTCATCGGCAGCCGCGAGTTGAAGAGGTGGAGTGCCTGTACAGCTTCCATCACGCAGCCGAAAACATGAATACAGCGGAGAGGGACTTAGCACATGTCGATCGCTAG
- a CDS encoding class I SAM-dependent methyltransferase, with product MGTQLSASTSNLAAHLELGLRCPSCRAAVDGLSCDSCGFQMGVSDDIVQALPPDRVTHYAQFIHDYERIRAAEGRGSEDDEFYLGLPYKDASGMNSKQWRIRARSYDYLQKHLLKQIPRSDGGLILDLGAGNGWMSYRLATAGYKPVAVDLLTNDRDGLGAAEHYRKLIPKLFPRFQAELACLPFQDAQFDAVIFNASFHYSEDYQATLGEALRCVRKSGLVIISDTPWYSSEDSGQRMVSERQAHFCRSYGTASDSIKSLEFLTEERLRRLEEYFSIQMTAYSPYYGLQWAARPLLAKLRNKREPSQFRIFAARR from the coding sequence ATGGGTACTCAGTTGTCTGCCAGCACCAGCAATCTCGCCGCCCATCTTGAACTTGGCCTACGATGCCCAAGCTGCCGGGCGGCCGTGGATGGGCTCTCCTGCGACTCATGCGGTTTTCAGATGGGCGTGAGCGACGACATTGTGCAGGCTTTGCCACCAGATCGGGTGACCCACTATGCCCAATTCATTCACGATTATGAACGGATAAGGGCCGCCGAAGGCAGGGGAAGCGAGGACGACGAATTCTATCTCGGGCTTCCCTACAAGGACGCTTCGGGGATGAATAGCAAACAATGGCGGATCCGGGCTCGTAGTTACGACTATCTGCAGAAGCATCTACTCAAGCAAATACCTCGGAGCGATGGGGGGCTCATTCTCGATCTAGGCGCAGGCAACGGCTGGATGAGCTATCGTCTGGCAACTGCCGGCTACAAGCCCGTCGCAGTCGACCTACTTACAAATGATCGTGACGGCCTCGGAGCTGCTGAACACTACCGGAAACTCATCCCTAAGCTCTTCCCGCGCTTTCAAGCGGAGCTTGCATGCTTGCCCTTCCAAGACGCACAATTCGATGCTGTGATTTTCAATGCTTCCTTTCACTACTCCGAGGATTACCAGGCGACACTAGGTGAGGCGCTACGCTGCGTGCGGAAGAGCGGGTTGGTTATTATCAGTGATACTCCCTGGTATTCAAGCGAAGATAGTGGCCAGAGGATGGTATCCGAGCGGCAGGCACATTTCTGCAGGAGCTATGGAACTGCCTCGGACTCCATCAAAAGTCTGGAGTTCCTGACCGAAGAGCGGTTGCGCCGTCTTGAGGAATACTTCTCGATTCAAATGACCGCATATTCGCCGTACTATGGTCTGCAATGGGCCGCCCGCCCGTTACTAGCAAAGCTGCGTAACAAGCGCGAGCCGTCCCAATTTCGGATCTTTGCCGCTCGCAGATAG
- a CDS encoding B12-binding domain-containing radical SAM protein has protein sequence MAEILLTHSYHLPYDSKQLRKMQPYAPIGTLYAATALRDSGISVAVFDSMLEDPSSNFGAMLTRHSPKIVAVYEDDFNFLSKMCLTRMREVAWEIAEAARAAGAIVIVHGSDSTDNPAKFLQNGFDYVLCGEAEHALVELCKSLLQGKEAPEIEGLVMLDRHGRPSVKRLAKNPAWADLSVPSRDLIDLNPYREAWMKAHGYFSTNMVASRGCPYRCNWCAKPISGNKFHLRSASAVAEEMKWLKTNAGVQHIWFGDDVFALNHHWVKQFAEEVTARNATIPFKVQSRADLMSEETVHHLKVAGCAEVWLGVESGSQAVLDEMDKGLDAAAIIVARHRLKEAGIRAGYFLQFGYPGEGWPELQETISFVRETRPDDIGISFSYPLPGTVFHERVQAQLGPKRNWTDSDDLCIMFNAAYKTEFYRAVRDALHAEVDSWRSSAPPSDQASRIASLWRRVDELEAVSRNGETTFSAAPIASPAPAAFVAITELALPRGA, from the coding sequence TTGGCAGAAATCCTATTAACCCATTCGTATCATCTTCCTTATGATTCGAAGCAGCTTCGCAAGATGCAGCCTTACGCACCCATCGGCACTCTCTACGCGGCAACCGCCCTACGTGATAGCGGAATCTCCGTTGCCGTTTTCGACTCTATGCTGGAGGACCCCTCCAGTAACTTCGGCGCGATGTTGACGCGCCACAGCCCCAAAATCGTGGCGGTCTATGAGGATGACTTCAATTTCCTCTCCAAGATGTGCCTTACCCGCATGAGGGAGGTCGCCTGGGAGATCGCCGAGGCGGCGCGAGCGGCCGGAGCGATCGTCATCGTGCATGGCTCTGATTCAACAGATAACCCGGCTAAGTTTCTGCAGAATGGCTTCGACTATGTTCTCTGCGGAGAGGCTGAGCACGCGCTGGTAGAACTGTGTAAGTCCCTCCTGCAGGGAAAAGAGGCTCCGGAGATCGAAGGGCTCGTCATGCTCGACAGGCATGGCAGGCCCAGCGTGAAAAGGCTCGCGAAGAATCCTGCGTGGGCGGATCTCTCAGTCCCCTCACGAGATCTGATTGATCTAAATCCGTATCGGGAAGCATGGATGAAGGCTCACGGATATTTCTCCACAAACATGGTGGCCAGCCGGGGTTGTCCCTACCGTTGCAACTGGTGCGCAAAGCCAATCTCCGGCAATAAGTTTCACCTCCGCTCAGCTTCAGCTGTTGCCGAAGAAATGAAATGGTTAAAGACGAACGCCGGAGTTCAGCACATCTGGTTTGGCGACGATGTATTCGCGTTGAATCATCACTGGGTGAAACAGTTCGCCGAGGAAGTTACAGCCCGAAATGCAACGATCCCCTTCAAGGTCCAATCTCGCGCCGATCTGATGAGCGAAGAGACCGTTCATCACTTAAAGGTTGCCGGATGCGCGGAAGTTTGGCTCGGGGTGGAGTCAGGATCGCAGGCTGTGCTGGACGAGATGGACAAGGGTCTAGACGCGGCCGCAATCATCGTCGCCCGGCATCGGCTGAAAGAAGCGGGTATCCGCGCCGGTTATTTCCTGCAGTTCGGGTACCCGGGTGAGGGTTGGCCGGAGTTGCAGGAGACGATCTCCTTTGTACGGGAGACACGTCCCGATGACATTGGAATTTCCTTTTCCTACCCGCTTCCAGGCACCGTATTTCATGAGCGTGTGCAAGCTCAACTCGGACCTAAGCGCAATTGGACCGACAGCGACGACCTCTGCATCATGTTCAATGCCGCTTATAAGACCGAATTCTATCGAGCCGTGCGCGACGCGTTGCATGCAGAGGTGGATTCATGGCGGTCGTCAGCTCCGCCGTCCGACCAGGCGTCTCGGATCGCTTCTCTATGGCGCCGGGTCGATGAGTTGGAAGCCGTAAGCCGGAATGGCGAGACCACCTTTTCCGCGGCCCCGATCGCGTCCCCGGCGCCGGCCGCCTTTGTGGCAATCACCGAATTAGCATTGCCCAGAGGAGCGTAG